One window from the genome of Balaenoptera musculus isolate JJ_BM4_2016_0621 chromosome 3, mBalMus1.pri.v3, whole genome shotgun sequence encodes:
- the CD209 gene encoding CD209 antigen, whose product MAEMCNPKEPGGSEEETFGGQRLAERHPGLLRSLRSSPGCLARNPLLPLLLFISLGFFMLQLTTLVQVSRIQVLQRDLGDHHEENNSLDEGLDAGFQSQRGDGAPREHDLGPAITTRVDVAQGQMQSNLEEILQHLTWMNATLAGLCRPCPWNWGLFQGSCYLFSWTQSDWKSAVSACQDIGAQLVIIKSPEEQKFLKIWYVRYNKPTWIGLSDHHNEGSWKWVDNSPLQLSFWKKGEPNNHEDEDCVELYNDGWNDGKCSTQNSWICEKPSAPCPAL is encoded by the exons atggCAGAGATGTGTAACCCCAAGGAGCCGGGTGGCTCCG AGGAGGAGACATTTGGGGGCCAGAGATTGGCTGAGAGACACCCTGGACTCCTACGCAGTTTGAGGAGCTCACCAG GGTGTCTGGCCCGGAACCCTCTGCTTCCCCTACTGCTCTTCATCTCACTGGGTTTCTTCATGCTGCAGCTGACCACCCTGGTTCAAG TTTCCAGGATCCAAGTCCTGCAGAGAGATTTGGGGGACCACCACGAGGAGAACAACAGCCTGGATGAGGGGCTGGACGCCGGGTTCCAGAGTCAGAGAGGGGATGGGGCTCCGAGGGAGCATGACCTTGGACCAGCCATCACCACCAGGG TTGATGTTGCACAGGGACAGATGCAATCAAACCTGGAGGAGATCCTGCAGCACCTGACCTGGATGAATGCCACCCTGG ctggcCTGTGCCGTCCCTGTCCTTGGAACTGGGGACTCTTCCAGGGAAGCTGCTACTTATTCTCCTGGACCCAGAGTGACTGGAAATCTGCTGTCTCTGCCTGTCAGGACATTGGGGCCCAGCTGGTGATCATCAAGAGTCCTGAGGAGCAG aaattcCTGAAGATTTGGTATGTCAGATATAATAAACCCACCTGGATTGGCCTCAGTGACCACCACAATGAGGGTTCCTGGAAATGGGTGGACAACAGCCCCCTCCAACTCAG CTTCTGGAAAAAAGGGGAACCCAACAACCACGAAGATGAGGACTGTGTGGAATTGTACAACGATGGCTGGAATGATGGCAAATGTAGCACACAAAACTCCTGGATCTGTGAGAAGCCCTcagctccctgcccagccctctgA